The following are encoded together in the Vespa velutina chromosome 3, iVesVel2.1, whole genome shotgun sequence genome:
- the LOC124947538 gene encoding T-complex protein 11-like protein 1, producing MSDKDEKTKSDEAKSNIDKLNIPIECPTSSRQIEDDKHAKQQGIQNMMSGWTGASPPKFVSHEEIIRAANGMTNMALAHEIAVDKNFQLQKLEPDDGTFHRKVKEIMHKAFWNLLAEQLDEDPPIYTQAFILLKEIKDTLDELVLSHHSKIKENIKEVLDIDLIQQQAEKGVLDFRHYANYIISIMGKVCAPVRDEKIQELKEKENVIETFKGIMEALQLMRLDLANFTITMMRPSIVASSIEYEKAKFAEFLKINTDGLHYTKKWLLKNLNEEEIASASNHDNSVRQITHRLLTEAYLDLLEWDFNPDAETLMLDQGRLVELRDKTSRLSIIGSILLLTNNTVGPSIQGVAKFKISVKEDLTVLLDSVHSNKDLEKVMPNIVLQVIKDLRTTLEEIGAGNLSTDLETSLEGQITDLIKPDHKIRSLVNLRIRQFLQRIIQSQSAIPQQVPLGLSSLQEELTAIAAQFLILVSHNRSVFGEYYQEIVSNVLSSTYNNDVVKKEAEENSIDA from the exons ATGTCTGACAa agatgaaaagacaaaaagtgACGAGGCAAAGTCTAATATTGATAAGCTTAATATTCCTATCGAATGTCCAACTTCATCTCGTCAAATAGAAGATGATAAACATGCAAAACA ACAAGGTATACAGAATATGATGAGCGGATGGACTGGAGCGTCTCCACCAAAATTTGTGTCTCACGAAGAAATTATAAGAGCTGCAAATGGAATGACTAATATGGCTTTGGCACATGAAATTGCGgtggataaaaattttcaattacaaaAATTGGAACCAGATGATGGTACTTTTCAtagaaaagttaaagaaataatGCACAAGGCCTTTTGGAATTTATTGGCAGAACAATTGGATGAAGATCCGCCGATTTATACACAGgctttcattttattgaaagaaattaaagac acACTGGATGAACTTGTGTTATCACATCAttcaaaaattaaagagaatatCAAAGAAGTTCTTGACATTGATTTGATTCAACAGCAAGCGGAAAAAGGTGTATTAGATTTTCGCCATTATGCAAAttacattatttctattatggGCAAAGTTTGTGCACCGGTTagagatgaaaaaatacaagaattgaaagaaaaagaaaatgttattgaAACATTTAAAGGTATAATGGAAGCTTTACAATTGATGAGATTGGATTTAGCAAACTTTACTATAACTATGATGAGACCAAGTATTGTTGCCTCGAGTATTGAATATGAAAAGGCTAAGTTCGCagagtttttaaaaattaatacagatGGTTTGCATTATACTAAAAAATGGTTGTTGAAAAATCTTAATGAGGAAGAAATTGCAAGTGCTTCTAATCATGATAATTCAGTGAGACAAATAACGCATCGTCTCTTAACCGAAGCCTACCTTGATCTTTTGGAATGGGATTTTAATCCAGATGCAGAa ACTTTGATGCTTGATCAAGGTAGATTGGTAGAATTACGTGACAAGACCAGCAGATTGAGTATAATTGGttctatattattgttaacaaaTAATACAGTTGGTCCATCGATACAAGGTGTGGCTAAGTTTAAAATTAGTGTAAAAGAGGATTTAACAGTGTTATTAGATTCTGTACATTCAAATAA GGATTTAGAAAAGGTAATGCCAAACATTGTTTTGCAAGTGATAAAAGATCTTAGGACAACATTAGAAGAAATTGGTGCTGGAAATTTATCAACTGATTTAGAAACATCATTGGAGGGACAAATAACAGATTTGATTAAACCAGATCATAAGATTAGAAGTCTCGTCA atttgaGAATTAGACAATTTTTGCAAAGAATTATACAATCTCAGAGCGCTATTCCTCAGCAAGTACCACTTGGTCTTTCATCTCTACAAGAAGAATTAACAGCAATAGCAGCACAATTTTTAATACTCGTTTCTCATAATAGAAGTGTGTTTGGGGAATATTATCAAGAAATTGTCAGTAATGTACTTTCATctacatataataatgatgtgGTAAAGAAGGAAGCGgaagaaaattcaattgatgcataa
- the LOC124947537 gene encoding apoptosis-inducing factor 1, mitochondrial isoform X2, with amino-acid sequence MEVLVRLLVDQIIDKKMVTERMISSTEWFTDKFGSQSDTKKKKDTVKRDKRSKDVVKSPAVSKSIPQEVPYLLIGGGTAAFSAFRSIKSRDPKAKVLVISEEEILPYMRPPLSKELWYNTDRGTSAKLNFKQWNGTQRSLFYEPREFYTNVDKLMQLDKGGVAVATGWKVTKLDATNKIAILEDGYEIKYDKCLIATGASPKNLPIFESAQDEVKNKIIAYRTEQDFLELEENIHNPNCKNIVIIGGGFLGSELACSLARNYQDKKIIQIYKENYIMAQVLPEYLSEWTTKKAIAEGVNCIPSVEVADFSYKNEKLSLILSDGNIIDADQVIVGIGVEANTDLATSSELEIHPTVGGFLVNAELEARSNLWVAGDAACFYDVRLGRRRVEHHDHAVISGRLAGENMTGAGKPYLHQSMFWSDLGPEVGYEAIGIIDSSLPTVGVFAKATEADTPKAALSESTDEERAIAQTETEKTEEKNLQSDTPSLNSENENKNMEKESKKHSDFEKGVIFYLRDDVVVGILLWNIFHRMSIARQVLARGTKYDDLNEVAKLFSIHDD; translated from the exons ATGGAGGTACTTGTCCGCCTACTTGTAGACCAGATTATAGACAAGAAGATGGTAACGGAAAGAATG atatCTTCTACGGAATGGTTTACGGATAAATTTGGCTCACAGTCTGAcacaaaaa aaaaaaaagatacagtgaaaagagataaaagatcaAAGGATGTAGTAAAATCTCCGGCTGTATCTAAATCAATACCTCAAGAAGTACCTTACTTATTGATAGGTGGAGGAACTGCTGCATTTTCAGCATTTAGGTCAATTAAATCTAGGGATCCCAAAGCTAAG gttttAGTAATAAGTGAGGAAGAAATTTTACCATATATGAGGCCACCATTATCTAAAGAACTATGGTATAATACAGATAGGGGAACAAGTgctaaattgaattttaaacAGTGGAATGGAACTCAGAGGAG tcTTTTTTATGAACCACGtgaattttatacaaatgttGATAAGTTAATGCAATTAGACAAAGGTGGAGTAGCTGTAGCAACAGGTTGGAAAGTAACTAAACTTGATGCTACAAATAAAATTGCTATTCTTGAAGATGGTTATGAAATCAAGTATGATAAGTGTCTTATAGCAACag gtGCTTCGCCTAAAAATCTTCCTATATTTGAATCTGCTCAGgatgaagtaaaaaataaaattatagctTATAGAACAGAACAAGATTTTCttgaattagaagaaaatattcacaatcctaattgtaaaaatatagttattattggaGGTGGTTTTCTTGGCTCTGAGCTAGCTTGTTCACTTGCGAGAaatt atcaagataaaaagattatcCAAATTTACAAGGAAAATTACATAATGGCTCAAGTATTACCTGAGTATTTGAGTGAATGGACAACAAAGAAAGCTATTGCAGAAGGGGTAAATTGTATACCAAGTGTAGAGGTTGCGGACTTTTCGTACAAAAATGAGAAACTCAGTCTTATCCTATCAGATGGCAATAtt ATTGATGCAGATCAAGTGATAGTAGGTATAGGAGTTGAAGCAAACACAGATTTGGCAACATCTTCAGAATTAGAAATACATCCTACTGTAGGAGGTTTTCTTGTTAATGCCGAATTAGAAGCAAGAAGTAATCTTTGGGTTGCTGGAGATGCTGCATGTTTTTATGATGTTAGATTGGGTAGACGAAGAGTGGAACACCATGACCATGCTGTAATTTCTGGTAGATTAGCTGGAGAAAATATGACCGGTGCAG gaaaacCTTATTTGCATCAGTCTATGTTCTGGTCTGATTTAGGACCAGAGGTTGGATATGAAGCAATTGGTATTATAGATTCATCTTTGCCAACTGTAGGAGTATTTGCAAAGGCAACAGAAGCGGATACACCAAAAGCAGCTCTTAGTGAATCTACAGATGAAgag aGAGCTATAGCACagacagaaacagaaaagacagaagaaaaaaatttgcaaagtGACACACCATCTTTAAAttcagaaaatgaaaataaaaatatggaaaagGAATCTAAAAAACATAGTGACTTTGAGAAAGGTGTTATATTCTATTTACGAGATGATGTTGTGGTTGGCATTTTACTTTGgaatatatttcatcgtaTGTCCATAGCTAGACag gTATTGGCAAGAGGTACAAAATATGATGATCTAAATGAAGTAGCGAAACTATTTTCTATTCATGATGACTAA
- the LOC124947537 gene encoding apoptosis-inducing factor 1, mitochondrial isoform X1: MLSCGRVIEQLSKVTRHAHVNHSYRALKYVGIFSVNRLWYSNNANNKKPYKSPGTTIKPEECVPEFRYSKPKRPLPACEAQNGGTCPPTCRPDYRQEDGNGKNGKFPNWKHLLATLIITGVTIYAISSTEWFTDKFGSQSDTKKKKDTVKRDKRSKDVVKSPAVSKSIPQEVPYLLIGGGTAAFSAFRSIKSRDPKAKVLVISEEEILPYMRPPLSKELWYNTDRGTSAKLNFKQWNGTQRSLFYEPREFYTNVDKLMQLDKGGVAVATGWKVTKLDATNKIAILEDGYEIKYDKCLIATGASPKNLPIFESAQDEVKNKIIAYRTEQDFLELEENIHNPNCKNIVIIGGGFLGSELACSLARNYQDKKIIQIYKENYIMAQVLPEYLSEWTTKKAIAEGVNCIPSVEVADFSYKNEKLSLILSDGNIIDADQVIVGIGVEANTDLATSSELEIHPTVGGFLVNAELEARSNLWVAGDAACFYDVRLGRRRVEHHDHAVISGRLAGENMTGAGKPYLHQSMFWSDLGPEVGYEAIGIIDSSLPTVGVFAKATEADTPKAALSESTDEERAIAQTETEKTEEKNLQSDTPSLNSENENKNMEKESKKHSDFEKGVIFYLRDDVVVGILLWNIFHRMSIARQVLARGTKYDDLNEVAKLFSIHDD; this comes from the exons ATGTTAAGCTGTGGTAGAGTTATTGAACAATTGTCGAAAGTAACAAGACACGCACATGTTAATCATTCCTATCGAGCTTTAAAATATGTTG GCATTTTCAGTGTTAATAGATTGTGGTATAGTaataatgcaaataataaGAAGCCATATAAGTCACCGGGTACTACAATAAAACCAGAGGAATGTGTACCTGAGTTCAGGTATTCTAAACCAAAGAGACCACTTCCAGCTTGTGAAGCTCAAAATGGAGGTACTTGTCCGCCTACTTGTAGACCAGATTATAGACAAGAAGATGGTAACGGAAAGAATGGTAAATTTCCAAATTGGAAACATTTACTGGCCACCTTGATCATAACAGGAGTGACTATATATGCg atatCTTCTACGGAATGGTTTACGGATAAATTTGGCTCACAGTCTGAcacaaaaa aaaaaaaagatacagtgaaaagagataaaagatcaAAGGATGTAGTAAAATCTCCGGCTGTATCTAAATCAATACCTCAAGAAGTACCTTACTTATTGATAGGTGGAGGAACTGCTGCATTTTCAGCATTTAGGTCAATTAAATCTAGGGATCCCAAAGCTAAG gttttAGTAATAAGTGAGGAAGAAATTTTACCATATATGAGGCCACCATTATCTAAAGAACTATGGTATAATACAGATAGGGGAACAAGTgctaaattgaattttaaacAGTGGAATGGAACTCAGAGGAG tcTTTTTTATGAACCACGtgaattttatacaaatgttGATAAGTTAATGCAATTAGACAAAGGTGGAGTAGCTGTAGCAACAGGTTGGAAAGTAACTAAACTTGATGCTACAAATAAAATTGCTATTCTTGAAGATGGTTATGAAATCAAGTATGATAAGTGTCTTATAGCAACag gtGCTTCGCCTAAAAATCTTCCTATATTTGAATCTGCTCAGgatgaagtaaaaaataaaattatagctTATAGAACAGAACAAGATTTTCttgaattagaagaaaatattcacaatcctaattgtaaaaatatagttattattggaGGTGGTTTTCTTGGCTCTGAGCTAGCTTGTTCACTTGCGAGAaatt atcaagataaaaagattatcCAAATTTACAAGGAAAATTACATAATGGCTCAAGTATTACCTGAGTATTTGAGTGAATGGACAACAAAGAAAGCTATTGCAGAAGGGGTAAATTGTATACCAAGTGTAGAGGTTGCGGACTTTTCGTACAAAAATGAGAAACTCAGTCTTATCCTATCAGATGGCAATAtt ATTGATGCAGATCAAGTGATAGTAGGTATAGGAGTTGAAGCAAACACAGATTTGGCAACATCTTCAGAATTAGAAATACATCCTACTGTAGGAGGTTTTCTTGTTAATGCCGAATTAGAAGCAAGAAGTAATCTTTGGGTTGCTGGAGATGCTGCATGTTTTTATGATGTTAGATTGGGTAGACGAAGAGTGGAACACCATGACCATGCTGTAATTTCTGGTAGATTAGCTGGAGAAAATATGACCGGTGCAG gaaaacCTTATTTGCATCAGTCTATGTTCTGGTCTGATTTAGGACCAGAGGTTGGATATGAAGCAATTGGTATTATAGATTCATCTTTGCCAACTGTAGGAGTATTTGCAAAGGCAACAGAAGCGGATACACCAAAAGCAGCTCTTAGTGAATCTACAGATGAAgag aGAGCTATAGCACagacagaaacagaaaagacagaagaaaaaaatttgcaaagtGACACACCATCTTTAAAttcagaaaatgaaaataaaaatatggaaaagGAATCTAAAAAACATAGTGACTTTGAGAAAGGTGTTATATTCTATTTACGAGATGATGTTGTGGTTGGCATTTTACTTTGgaatatatttcatcgtaTGTCCATAGCTAGACag gTATTGGCAAGAGGTACAAAATATGATGATCTAAATGAAGTAGCGAAACTATTTTCTATTCATGATGACTAA